The Streptomyces sp. NBC_00162 sequence GGAGAAGGTCGCCGTGCTCGGAGTCGGCAACGTCGCCCTCGACGTCGCGCGCATCCTCGCCAAGACGGCCGACGAACTGCTGCCGACCGAGATACCGCCGAACGTCTACGAAGGCCTCAAGGCCAACAAGGCCCTCGAGGTGCACGTCTTCGGCCGCCGCGGTCCGGCTCAGGCCAAGTTCAGTCCCATGGAGCTCCGGGAGCTGGACCACTCGCCCAACATCGAGGTCATCGTCAACCCCGAGGACATCGACTACGACGAGGGCTCGATCACGACCCGCCGCTCCAACAAGCAGGCCGACATGGTCGCCAAGACCCTGGAGAACTGGGCGATCCGCGACATCGGCGACCGGCCGCACAAGCTGTTCCTGCACTTCTTCGAGTCGCCCACCGAGGTGCTCGGCGAGGACGGCAAGGTGGCCGGACTGCGCACCGAGCGCACCGAGCTCGACGGCACCGGCAACGTCAAGGGCACCGGCCAGTTCACGGACTGGGACGTCCAGTCCGTCTACCGGGCCGTCGGCTACCTCTCCGACGAGCTGCCCAAGCTCCCCTGGGACGTCGAGTCGGGCACGGTCCCGGACGAGGGCGGCCGCGTCATCGAAGCGGGCGGCCACCTGGCGTCGACGTACGTGACCGGGTGGATCAGGCGCGGCCCGGTCGGCCTGATCGGCCACACCAAGGGCGACGCCAACGAGACCGTCGCGAACCTGCTGGCCGACCACGCCGAAGGCCGCCTGCTCACCCCGGCCGCGCCCGCGCCGGAGGCCGTCGAGGCCTTCCTCGCCGAGCGCGCCGTCCGCTACACCACGTGGGAGGGCTGGCACCGGCTGGACGCGGCCGAGAAGGCACTCGGCGAACCCCAGGGCCGCGAGCGCGTGAAGATCGTCGAGCGCGACGAGATGCTCGAGGCCAGCGGAGCCTAGGAAGTGAA is a genomic window containing:
- a CDS encoding FAD-dependent oxidoreductase, with amino-acid sequence MPRPLRVAIVGAGPAGIYAADALLKSEAAAEPGVSIDLFEKMPAPFGLIRYGVAPDHPRIKGIVNALHQVLDKPQVRLFGNVDYPNDISLDELHSFYDAVIFSTGATADRALTIPGVDLDGSHGAADFVSWYDGHPDVPRTWPLEAEKVAVLGVGNVALDVARILAKTADELLPTEIPPNVYEGLKANKALEVHVFGRRGPAQAKFSPMELRELDHSPNIEVIVNPEDIDYDEGSITTRRSNKQADMVAKTLENWAIRDIGDRPHKLFLHFFESPTEVLGEDGKVAGLRTERTELDGTGNVKGTGQFTDWDVQSVYRAVGYLSDELPKLPWDVESGTVPDEGGRVIEAGGHLASTYVTGWIRRGPVGLIGHTKGDANETVANLLADHAEGRLLTPAAPAPEAVEAFLAERAVRYTTWEGWHRLDAAEKALGEPQGRERVKIVERDEMLEASGA